Proteins found in one Gimesia chilikensis genomic segment:
- a CDS encoding enolase C-terminal domain-like protein → MKIERIETLVCHARMRNWVFVKVITDQPGLFGWGEATLEWHTRGIVGTIEDLSQLLIGEDPRRVEYLWQMMWRQHFWHGSGVTRSTAIAGIDLALWDILGKIHGVPCHQLWGGPVRDYIRLYCHLGGGNMESFYQTSTDNAAQFAELAQQAVADGFTAFKSMAVPPTMPIEGLKPVKAADDCVAAMREAVGDEIDIMVDCHARPSPAMGLQFAQALDPYGLYFFEEPCWPESIESLARINAAVTTPIATGERLTHLAAFRDLFEKRGCEICQLDLTHCGGFTEARRIAALADAHRIALAPHNPQGPVSTAASLEFGFSQPSYIICESVHEDVPWRQDVVEEGFEIDPATRTVKPNTKPGLGISINEDEVKKHPFEQETVQRVFYQDGAIGDW, encoded by the coding sequence ATGAAAATCGAACGCATCGAGACACTGGTGTGTCACGCCCGGATGAGAAACTGGGTGTTTGTGAAAGTGATCACCGATCAGCCTGGACTGTTCGGCTGGGGTGAAGCGACACTGGAGTGGCACACGCGGGGGATCGTGGGGACGATCGAGGATCTGTCCCAGCTGTTGATCGGCGAAGATCCCCGGCGGGTGGAATATCTGTGGCAGATGATGTGGCGCCAGCACTTCTGGCACGGGAGTGGCGTCACGCGGTCGACGGCGATTGCCGGGATCGATCTGGCGTTGTGGGACATCCTGGGGAAGATTCACGGGGTGCCCTGTCATCAGTTGTGGGGCGGCCCGGTGCGGGATTACATCCGGCTGTACTGTCATCTGGGTGGCGGCAATATGGAGTCGTTCTACCAGACGTCGACCGACAATGCGGCCCAGTTCGCAGAGTTGGCGCAACAGGCGGTGGCGGACGGGTTCACGGCGTTCAAGTCGATGGCGGTGCCACCCACGATGCCGATTGAAGGTCTGAAGCCTGTCAAAGCGGCCGATGACTGTGTCGCAGCGATGCGGGAAGCGGTGGGAGACGAGATTGACATCATGGTCGACTGCCATGCCCGCCCTTCACCGGCGATGGGGCTGCAGTTCGCGCAGGCGTTGGATCCGTATGGACTGTATTTCTTCGAGGAGCCGTGCTGGCCGGAATCGATCGAGAGCCTGGCGCGGATCAACGCGGCGGTGACGACACCGATCGCGACGGGAGAGCGTTTGACGCATCTGGCGGCGTTCCGGGATCTGTTCGAGAAACGGGGCTGCGAGATCTGTCAGCTGGACCTGACTCATTGTGGTGGGTTCACGGAAGCGCGGCGGATCGCAGCGCTGGCAGACGCGCACCGGATCGCGTTGGCGCCGCATAATCCACAAGGGCCGGTGAGTACGGCGGCGTCGCTGGAATTTGGATTTTCGCAGCCGAGCTACATCATCTGTGAGTCGGTGCACGAAGACGTGCCCTGGCGTCAGGATGTGGTTGAGGAAGGTTTCGAGATCGATCCTGCGACGCGAACAGTGAAGCCGAACACGAAGCCGGGCCTGGGGATTTCGATCAACGAGGATGAGGTCAAAAAGCATCCGTTCGAACAGGAAACGGTGCAGCGAGTCTTCTACCAGGACGGGGCCATCGGCGACTGGTAA